Proteins from a single region of Piliocolobus tephrosceles isolate RC106 unplaced genomic scaffold, ASM277652v3 unscaffolded_15786, whole genome shotgun sequence:
- the LOC113220888 gene encoding immunoglobulin lambda-like polypeptide 1, with product SKHNSWKYVFGSGTQLTVLGQPKATPSVTLFLPSFEELQANKATLVCLMSDFYLGILTVTWRADGTPITQGVEMTTPSKQSKKYTASSYLSLTPEQWRPRRSYSCQVTHEGSTVEKTVDPAECS from the exons TCCAAGCATAATTCATGGAAGTATGTGTTTGGCAGCGGGACCCAGCTCACTGTTTTAG GTCAGCCCAAGGCCACCCCCTCGGTCACTCTGTTCCTGCCATCCTTTGAGGAGCTCCAAGCCAACAAGGCCACGCTGGTGTGTCTCATGAGTGACTTCTATCTGGGAATCTTAACGGTGACCTGGAGGGCAGATGGTACCCCCATCACCCAGGGCGTGGAGATGACCACACCCTCCAAACAGAGCAAGAAGTACACAGCCAGCAGCTACCTGAGCCTGACGCCCGAGCAGTGGAGGCCCCGCAGAAGCTACAGCTGCCAGGTCACACATGAAGGGAGCACCGTGGAGAAGACAGTGGACCCTGCAGAATGTTCGTAG